DNA from Roseimicrobium sp. ORNL1:
TGTTATGTCGCTCCATCACGCGGACCCGCTCCGGTCAAAGCGGTGTCGCGCTCGAGCGCTTGCCACCGCACTCCAAGACGCAAAGCGACCTGGCACCATGGTGATGATTCAATGTGCCATCGCGTCGCTAAAATCATCTACCGCACGTCTCGCTCTTACATACGGACTCAGCGGCTTCCACATCCTTTTATCGTGAGACCGCGGGTGCTCACCACATTCCACACGGCATACAACCTCGGCAGTCTATAGTACAAATGAAAGCCTCCAAGAATGTTGTTTCATCCCTGCGCCTTCAACCGCCCGCCCTCATACGCCAAATTCACCGCAACAAAAAACGTGGCGGTGTACATGCCGCGCCACTGGTAGCGGGCGAGCATCTCTTGAAGCTTGTCACCCAACAGGCGTTGCTGCGCTTCTTTCCCGGCAAGGCAGATGATCCACGCCGCAAAGAGTGGCTCACGCACGGTGTCGTCTTCATACGGACTCCGGGGATTGCGGTCGGCCCAGAGCGGCAACTGCGCACGTCCCAAGGCGATGGCTTCTTCACAATTGGCCTGCTGCTTCCACGAGGAGTTCAGGAATCTCCAATCCGTATCGAAGGCGAACTGATTTGCGGGGTCATATCTCCGAGCGCGTTCCAAATGGACAGCCGCCTTCTCCGCCGATGCCGTCAACCCACGCTGATAGGCCTCACGAATGGAGGCATCCGTTTCTGCGTCTGCCAGTGCGCGCAGTGCCGCCTGGGACATGGAGTGTGTCCACAGATAGGTCTCTCCTTTCCCATGTCCTCCGTACTCGAGCCCCTCAGCGCAGATTTCCAGTCGGCTCTTCATGCCGGGGCCAAGCTTCTCCTGAAGGCGCTCGTGATACTGCGTGAGCCAGCGTTCCTCACTGGTGAGTTGATGCATGGCCCGAAGCAGAAACAGGAAGCGCGCCGCATCATGCGCGGTAGGTCGCACGAAGGTGCCACGATAGCCAAACTCGAGTCGCGCACAGGGCACGCGCCATTGATGCCCCTCCAGCGCTACCACGGTGCTCCGCAGCTTGTCCACTATCCGCACGCGCTCTGTCTCAGTCGGCAAGCCGCTCCGCACATAACACCACAGACCATAGAACCATGGAAACACCTGATCCTCCGAACTGGCGGGATAGTGGGACTTCCCATCCGCGCCCAATCCTCGCGGCACAAAGCCGGGTGTCTCACTGCGCTCCGCCAGCTTCATCAATCCAGCCGCGATGCGATGTGCCTTCTCCGCAGATTCCTCGTCACGCTTCACGCGCCAGCGGTTGCAGAGGCCATCCAGATACAATCCACCGAAGAACGGACCATCTTCAATCGGTGTGGACCAGCTCATGCCATTCGGCTGCGAGGCCACGCAGTGATCTGCCGTGGGAAGAATGACTTCGCCATTCAAGCCCACGTAGTGAAAGAGGACATCCAGGCGTTTGTCGATGAAGCGCCGCCAGATTTCCTGATGCGCGTCCTCCGCCATGGCCTCGACGGAAGTCGACTGCACTTGCGCCTCCGACCACGCGCCACCCATCTGCCACGATGCAACGGCAGCGAGTCCGCCCTTCAGAAAGGCACGCCGCTTCACAGTAGGCAGGGAGTCATCCATGCCCGACGATAGGAATGGGCCTCCTCTTTGGCAAGCCCACCCATCTAGATCCTCTACGCCCTTACCGCTGCAGTCATCGCAGGGTCACGCACCACGAGGCGAAACTTGCCGGAGTGCTTGTCGATCTCCATGGCCTCCACCTGCTCGATGGAGAACTTCACATTGTCCATGTCCTTCTCCGCCAGCAGGGCGCCCATGGTCTGCATGATGCGTTCCTTCGTAGCCTGCTGCTCGGCCTCGGTCTGACCGGGCTCAAGACGCGCGCGGAAACGGAAGGCGGTCTTGCTCTCCAGCACCACCTGCCAGGCATTCAGGCCGGGGATGACCAATTCTACAATGACAATGGGATGGATGAAATCTTCCTTGCCGTGTTTGTTGGTGAAGACCAGGGCGTCTTCAGCGCGTCCCACGATGCCGCGTATCTTGGTGAAGGGGAGTTTGTTCTCGCTCTCCGTATCTGGCACCAGCACATCATCCAGGCGATAGCGGATGAGCGGCATCACCTCGTTGAAGAGATTCGTCACGCAGGTGTGATCATCATGCAGTTCGAAGATGAGATTGTCCTCCATGAGATGCATGCTGCCGTCCCCACCAGAGTCCGGAAGCGTGAGCCCCATGTAGAGGAGTTCGCTGGTGGCATAGGCATTCGAGACAGGAGCGTCGAACGCGCGCTGCAGCAGCGCCTTCACTTCGGGCATGAGCGGCTCGCCACCATTGCCCACCAGCTCGGGTTTAATCTTCAACTCACCTCGTTCTTGAGCTTCGCCGAGCACCTTCAGTACGGCGGCATAACCCGAAAGTGCATGCGGCTGGAACTTGTTCAGGTCCGCGATGATCTCCGGCATGGGACGGCCCACGTCATAGGTGCGCACAT
Protein-coding regions in this window:
- a CDS encoding phenylacetate--CoA ligase family protein, which produces MNLRTFGEPLMWAKALWERRTTIRLSREQLEAQQLRKFRRFVAYVQKRSPYYRKIIEQRGIDIATCVPTDFPVMTKREVMANFDEIVTDRRITRERVLDFLAKSKDPGELFEGEYHVLHTSGTSGTMGVYVYSREGWIKGASNITRVAPPRLRRRSAFVAATRGHFAGVSLMVTGNRGTNRLFYNVRTYDVGRPMPEIIADLNKFQPHALSGYAAVLKVLGEAQERGELKIKPELVGNGGEPLMPEVKALLQRAFDAPVSNAYATSELLYMGLTLPDSGGDGSMHLMEDNLIFELHDDHTCVTNLFNEVMPLIRYRLDDVLVPDTESENKLPFTKIRGIVGRAEDALVFTNKHGKEDFIHPIVIVELVIPGLNAWQVVLESKTAFRFRARLEPGQTEAEQQATKERIMQTMGALLAEKDMDNVKFSIEQVEAMEIDKHSGKFRLVVRDPAMTAAVRA